The genomic region ctacaagagtacgctctggtcttgaaaccttcacttagcatcttttcgtagaattttcgagcattatccctgtcggccagcttatcaagctcttcgtactcatgcatttcggcgtctttctttttctgtctgcaaatgcgtctcaatttcctcttcaactctcggtatctatccaatcccgcacgtgttgtggtcgatcgtaatgttgcgaggtaggcagcctgttttctctccgctgcgacatggCTCTCCTCGACCAGCTGTACtgttgcattttccgaaaaccaatactttcggttgcagctgtacgtgcggagcttgaaatgccgtcccacagttcccttgtaccgagttgttgacgaatactctcagagagcaggactgcaagtcgagtagaaaatcgttcggctatatgttgtgattgcagcttctcgacgtagaaccttttttgtgtttgttgacgtgcgttttttgcataAGTAATTATTAATAGAATTAATACAAtcagattttttaataattaaattaatcaaaaattttcatatgaatatccattacatttttaattttttttgtacaatttttttttatttttggttttcacaTGCACTTATatctattaaattattattttctgtttgtgtttgtaatccatttattttttttttattttttgttgtcttaGGAAATTTCttgtatgttaaatttatcatgaaaattatattttcttttaatatttcttctaaattattattcaattcattaaatataaaCTTCGGTtgttctttttataatttttaatgtagCCTTTATTCCTGTATTCTTGATAATTTTCTCTAtgcagatttcttttgttttcattaatcatttttgtgtatatatttgttttacttcAATTTCCTGATTCCACATTAAttggtttttcttttgtaatgGAATGGTTTGAATTATTGTAGTATTCAATGGATTTGCTTACTTTGTCTTTAATGCCTAATAagttattttctatatttaacaACCTAATTTTTTCAGTTAGTGTATTATGCAACCTCTCAATGTCGGCGTTTCCAATATGAGTATTTGGTTTTGTTAAATGTAGCTTTATATTTTCTGTCCTTAGATAATGCCTAATGTTTACGCTTTTAAATTCGTTGTCTATTATCAATGTTTCAAAATGTCCTTTCTGTGACTGGTATTGTCTTAGTTACTCAATTATTGTTTGGTTATTTCTGTTCTCAAGGTAATAGGCAGTAGTAAATTTTGAGAAACGatctaaaaatgttaaaaaattagattttgaaTTCGTGTAAATGTCCATATATATGATCTGATTCTTATCCTTTGGGGTTTCGGTCATTGCGAACTTAGGTTTCACTGGATTGCGATCGTATTTTATTCTATTGCATGTATCGCAATTGTTAATATACTTCTGtatcaaagtttttaaatttgaataatatatacattttttcagtCCTTCGTAGTTTTCATTGATACCAGTGTGACCTGTTTCATTTTTATGGTACATGTGAATTTGTCTAAATGTTTCGTTTTCTGAAGCAATATCTTTTGCGTTGTACGAACatctgaaaaatttgaaatttggcttatttttgtatatatctacaattttttgttgtaaaatactgTATTTTTCATCGTCGAGATCTGAAATGTGTCGTTCTAAAATTTGTTCTAAATTATTACTTAGATCTTCTAAACTGAtgtaaatctttttttattatttataatttcaaattctttgcttttagtgtttgtaaatataatttgaacAGGAAATCTATTTACTACTGTGTCTAAAATGCCAATGTAATAACTTCTATCATCAGCATGGGAATGCATTGAAATTGTATTGTCACTTGCGTTATTATTTAAAGCGTACAAANNNNNNNNNNNNNNNNNNNNNNNNNNNNNNNNNNNNNNNNNNNNNNNNNNNNNNNNNNNNNNNNNNNNNNNNNNNNNNNNNNNNNNNNNNNNNNNNNNNNGCACGTTTGGCATCAGACTAcgcagtgagtttatcctctggctagtcttggtaccctgacttgtgaacgccgtctgttaagggtgagcttggtagtgagtttatcctctgacCAACTCAACCTTTAACATCGCGGTCGCTAACGCAGTCTTCCGTGATCCGGGATCTTTACGCGGCACAGTAATTAAAAGGACCTCTCCAGCGTCGCAGAGGAGCGTAACGGGTATAACAGTGGAGCGTTATTGAAGCGTACACGAGCGTCGGCGTAGTCGTCGTAGACATCAGGACAGCGTCAtcgaagcctacacgagcgccgGCCGAAGTAGCCGAGcgtagtcgtcgtagcacgcgagCGGCAACGTATAAGCCAGGACATCGTCATCGAAGTTTACAGGAGCGCTGGCAGAAATAGCCGGGCGCAGTCGTCGTAACAGAGGAGTGTCAACGTGTACGCGAGGAAGGCTACACGGGAGCGTCAACGTACATCAGAGGATAGTGTCAGCGAAGCCAACGCGAGcgccggcagaagtagccgCGTGTGATCGTCGTGGTACAGAGCAGCAAGTCGTCTAGCACCCAGGAGCACAACAGAGCGGGAAACGGTATTGCCCTAACGGGCCATACAGAACCGTTACCCTGACAGCGTCGTCCTCGGGCGACGACGGTACAACGCAGAAGACTATTCTGTAACATAgattaatatacttatgtatattacattttacatattaatataagttgaatgaaataaagtacGATTCGCAGAGGAGCCCCAGTatctacaaatttattgtaacgaaccctggacacggcgagtatacctcaggaatttatacttgtaagaagcagGGGCAGAAAGAAGCTTCGTTACATCTTCTAAAATTTGGGCTATTATATTGATTGGAATTTTGTAaccgaaatttattattaatttgacTTGAATAATTCTGCCTTGGCAAAAACTTTCTATTTTGATCAGGATAGAATTTCCGAAAATTCTTGTTATAATTTCTCAAATATCGttgatttatttcattttcttgttGATCTTTGTTATAGCTGAAACTTGGATCTGTGTGTCTACTTTGTTTTGCATAGTTATAGTAATCATCACTGAAATTTGTACTATTACACTTGTTCTGATTACGAATTAAACCTTGGcattctaataaataataagcatCTGGTAAGCAATTTATATTCCTATTTATAATTATCGAAGCCAAATTAGCATctatattattcaaaaatgttcttaaaatgattttttcattatttagagGACTAAATTCTATTGGTTTACTTACATcgtattcaaatttttcgtttaatttgtaaaatatatttattaacaattcaaaataaattctaatgtTAGTATGTCGAAGAGCAAACGCTTGCTGGCAAAGTTGATGGTACTATGTCTCCTTAATGCCGAAAGTTCTGATTAGGGTTGCTTTGATTTCGATCCAGTTTGCATCTGCCGAATTGCATGTAAAGTTTTACCTTGAATTTTATTTAGGATTACCTTTCGGTAAACATATTCGCATGCTGTTGGATCTGTATACAGCATTGCCAGGCGTCGAATTCTCTTAAAAATGAAGAGagggcatatatgtatagtatgtcgTCTCCGCGGAATTTGTGAACTCTGTGTGCATCTTTCACAATGTCGCTCACTGACAGCTGCAATGCCGGTCGGTTCTCACTGGAACTAATTGGATTCGTTGTCATTGCCAAGTACCGCTAGTCGAAGTTACTAATTGAATTGTTGGAGTTGATCATCCGATCGCAAAATTGTTGTTATATGCTTGTTTTTAAAGGTGACCTTACTGTTTGCTACCATGTGGTGACATAAAGGTTATGTTACAACGTGGCAtgtattatatgtgacctggtctacgaaaagggagctaacgtgcgaaaactagttttctgggaaaagctgttaaaaataatcgtcagtttctcgttatctcattaattgcaCAGAGTTTTGATATATTGCAATTTAgctttcctttttaatttttttgttttagatctACTATTCtcgatttttatttaacttcacaaaattttattatttttaatagtaccACCAATTAACTTTATTGGGGAgcgactgcgccagttataatacttatatatacaacGTTTATTTGTGAAATGAATCTTAAAACTAACTTATAATATTCTTAGTATGCTTATACGAGACCTTAATATCGTGCATACATCTGTGTTATATATCGTATTGAGGTTGGTGGAGGGATAGTTGCCAGACTGTTATGTTAGGCTACGTAACTCGCACGCACCTAAAACACTGGAGaggtgtcttccgtctatcacaacatgatcgatctagttggtggcttttcgatccggagacagccaggtggcttgatggaTTTTCTTaagctggaatctagtactacagataatcatagttcgagccccggcgaagtcgatcagcctcaacccatttggggatgtttcgtcatgaacgctgaatttaccgaccgtagtgccaaagataccttctttgcccaccctggcgttgaagtcgccaagcacgattttgataacGTGGCGGGGGctgctctcataggtgcgcttcaagcgctcatagaaggcgtgggcgcagatcagtgatatgttgaagagcttcgctttgatgcggattgtggctagacgttcgtccaccggggtgaatgacagaactcggcgacgaagtctctctcaCACTACAAAACCcccaccgaatttgcgctcctttatatggccactgtagtaaatgccacaaggatctactcgtctctgtccttgtcccgtccatcgcatttcttggacggcggtgatgtcagccttaaTTTTCccgaagacatcaaccagctgggcatcggcaccttcccaattaaggggccggacattctaggtgcatgccctcaatttgtagtccttatttcgtttgccatagtCGTCATCagaagggggtctctcatccaagACTGGTTGTTATTTTTCACTGGGAgtatttttttacgtggcgggtcccaaacccagcgcttAACCccatgtaggggatgtttcgccttctcactttagctcgccttcaaacggatgttattaggctacccagaggatacttggtcaaagaccggaagtcgggAGGTGCTTGAGCCATATCTAAATGAATcgtctacacatgactccatctatGAAAAGAGAAAGATCTGGCAGTCGCCCAGGTTATTGTTGTTGACCACCGCTTGTTGGATGGACCAATTTTAGACCGTTGGATGACATTGGAAACCGTCCATAGCAATCTCATTGGCTTTACAGTTTTCGGCGACTGTGCTCAAAGCCAGAATAGCCGCTCAGCTATCGGAGTAAATGCATAACTCTCCAAAAGAAACTGCACTTCGAGACAGTACATCTACTAGAGTAGAGATGGAGAGCGCCCAACGGCTTCATCCCACCCCACGCTCGGTGAGTGAGCCCAAAACCGGAAGGCCACCGATTccgatttttacaaaaaagttttgttcagcgatggagCTTACTTTTAGTTGACATgcattaataaacaaaatagcCACATTTGGAGAGATGATAATCCAGAAGTCATTGTTAAAAACATTCTCAAAAACTCACTTTGAATGTTTCCTCTGGGAATCATTGgctcatatttcttcaaaaatctcTTTGTTTCGGACTTAAAGGATTTTAAACTGTTTATGGAAGGGCTGATTTACCTGTAACTTTTCTTCGCCTTGCTTCGGACAGTTCGTTTGACTAAAAAGCTCAATATGTACTTTAGTATGTGGTCGTTCACATAGAGGCGAAGCAAAGCAAAGCGAAGAAAAATGTTGGACAACTCTCTTTTTACGCCTTGCCAAACAAGCCGCGATTTTTATTATGGAGAAGCACAAAGAAATCTAAATATAGCCTTTATGTTTTTCGGTTTGTTCTTAAAGTGTGAATTATCAAGCAAAGCGAGGGTAGTTATATTTGAATCGGTTgctgttattgtagttgttttaGCGGCAAAATTCTGCCGTGTTTTCTGGCAAAGTAACTGACTGGATATAAATCCGGGTACATGCCGGTTATGTTCCAGTTACATTACGGTTGCATTCCAGGtacgttccggttacgtaggcCCATTCGTCGTGGGAGCGGCCATTAACGTTGTTTAAGCGCttttatatacttgtagttcccacatattaaaaaaaatatgtaatttatttatgtaatatttgtgttttatttgaaaCCCCTTGTTATGACATACAATTATTTACTTGTATAAATACATGATTACTTATGGATAAACACTTTCGTAAATGCGTCTTAAAAGCATATCTGTATTTATAGACTATAACTGCTATACCTTTCACTAAGTTTATAAGCAAAACAGAAACCATAATTTTTCGCTTTTAAAacttcataaatattaaaatatttttatgcatcacTACCTATGCTTTCGTATTTGCTTCCGCGTTTTCATGACAATAACTTAAGTGATAATAGTTTAGTGAGTGTGTTTCGTATTATCGATAATagtaaaacattaaaataaaaattaaattaacaataatttgcatagaaaaaagttaaagtaCAACTTATAAATCTAGCGTACAAATAAGTGTCGGCAACGAATTGCATGTCGCGCATCAATCTCGAATCCAATTCGGGTTGTGCGTGTGATACGAGATTAAggcacaacaaacacaacagctTTGCTCTCCTCAGCGTCACacgattaaaataatttattttattgtaaatgcTAAGCTCtctaaaacaaaaacgaataataaataaagtaataaaacaaagaatttaattaaaatttctctaATTTCCGCTCGACCTACGAAAATGCTCGGACTTAACGTAATACACAAGCTCGTAAAGTTAAAGGTTTTCACACAAAACATATGGAAGTAAGTGTGAGTGTATGCGTACTCAAATATTGTTAAATGAATTGCCTAACATTTGCTGTTTACTATATTTTCGTCTAACATAATTCTTAGTCTTctgagtcaaaaaaaaaaatcgcccatGCCCATAAGGTGCGACGATCTGCCGTTAGCATTGCGTACGCTTCATGGCAGCAGTCGAGGATTGAAGCGACCCATGAAGAGTATGATGCCAGTGGGATTGTGACGTACGAAATAGAGGAATGGCTTGTCGAAGCGTAGACGTGGCGCGTCCGGTATGCGAGCCTGTCGTGGACGCAGTGAGAGTGGCAGTTCAAGATATTTCGGGTCGAGTAGATCGTCGTAGAAACCACGCCCGAGCGCTGACTCATGCACCAGTGAACCGAAGTCGATAACCGCTTCAGACGAATCATAGGCACCATCATCATTTGCGCCCAAATCCTTGTTTCGTTTACGTAATGGAGGTGCTGGATACATTTCCACATGATGGTGATCGCCAATTTTCTCCTCACCACAAGTGCTGAAAGTGTTGATTTGTATGACGTCGGATAGGTAGATGTCGCGATTGGCAGAACCAGTGAGACCACGCAGATCAGCAAAATCGGACTTGAACAGCCCTTTCAGTCCCATTTTCTGCAAACCTAAAGAGGCATTTACGAAGGATCTATGTGAGAAACGCGGTAGCTGTACTTCCATGCCGGGGCGGTCCATCAGCGAGGTGAGTACACTACTCCAAGCATTCTTGCTGAAAGCCTGCTCAACAAGCTCACGTTCAAGTCGTTCCAAACTTTCGGCTGGCGAAAGTGTGCTCTGATGACCGGGCATTACGTAAACTGTGCTCACGGTGTCCTGTATGCTGCCGAATGCAACAATTGTTGCGTCCAATTTGGGTTCGTAGCCGGCGGTGAAACCACTCTTATACAACACGGCTGGTATAGGTATCAAACGACGTTGGCGTACGGAGGGGTGTACTTGGAAGAACATTTCACCATCCGTCAGTTGTGTTGAACCATGTTTGCAGTCGGTTTGGAAAAGATTGGCTGAAATTGTGGCCAGTGGTCCATTCACCCAGAGACTGTTTGTGCGCAAATACTCTAGTACTTTGCCCATGGTGTGACGTTTCACTAACAGATTCGTTCGACGACGTATCACATCGTTCACGACATGGAAGTTCACTTCCTCCACATGTCCCGAGTAGAATTGTTGTGTCTTTTCCTTGAAAAATTGTAGTATCTTTCCATTTGAACGATCGCTGAAGATCTCGCGAACGAAGGCGGTTGTTGCAATGTCACTATCGGTGGCGCGTTCAACAGAGTCGGTGATATTTCGGAAGACTAAATGCGGATTGAAGGTGACCATGTCATCCAACTTCAGCACTTCGTTCATTTCGCCTGATGTGCTGCCACGTGCACCGAGGAAGACCATTGAGAGCATCGATGTTAAAGCAAATGGCGACATCACCAAACTACGAGCCGAGCTGATTTTCTCCGAAGTAATAGATTTCCAATAGCTGAACGCCAATTCGTTGCAGAGTTTAACGAAAGATTGCAGGTCTTCGTCTAAATTAGCTGTGGATGCTTCGAGTCCCTTAGAGTTCGAAGGGCTCGGCTCCATCTTTACGGGTGGTCGGGTAGCTTGTGTAGAAGTTGCCATTAAATTGTTCAGCTGTGCTGGACGTTGCATTGGTCGCTGCTGAGCGGTATTGGCCGAGTAGGGTATGACTTTCGTGGGTTCGGCAGGCTTCGGCGCATTTATGCCCGTCTGCTTATTGTAGTAAGACACTGGTTTGAGTGTATGTACCCGTTTAGTTGTAGTGGATGGTGGTTTTGGCGTTGTTGTCGTTGTAGTGGTGGAAGTTGTTGTAGTCGTGCTGCTGGCTGTTGTAGAAGGCAATGCTTTCTCCGTTGTTGTTGAGGTGGCCGAAAGTGCAGGGCTGGTGGGGAATTTTGGTATAATATAAGCTGTAAGGTCACCAGTGTCAGCGGTGTTTTGTGGATCGGGACGGTCGTAGTTGAGCTGTGGCATTTGAGGTCGTTGTTGTGCTACAAATGTATGGATAGGTTTTGCTGTGGTTTGGAGTGTAATTTGTTCTGTAGAGACGATAAGTTCCGAAACAGTTGACTTATTGGGTTCCAAAGCCAAATCTCCATCGGTAGCTTCTTCAGATTCTGCTTCAGTTGATCCAGGCTGTGATACCTCTTCCGAGTCTTCGGTCGTGTCCTCATCTTCAGGCTTAGTCGTTTCTACCACATCTTGTTGTATTGGCTGTGGTAGCGTTGGTGAGGTAAGCTCAATGTCAGTACTCTCATCGCTTGTTGTGTCTTGTTCGAGAATAATGCTATCGCCAGATGTATTGACATTATTTGCTTCTTCACTGTATTTGATAGTAGATTCGCCAAGTTTAATATAAGGGTCCTCATCCGATTCGGTGCTATCTATTTCATCGGAAATTATAACCGTAACATCCGTGGCTACATCGGGTTCGTTACCAGTactttcttcttcatcttcggTTCTGACTGTTGAAGCGCTTCCTTCCGCTGGTGCCACCGTTGTTGCCTCACTTTCGCTTGCTCCTTTGCTATTGACTGGTTCTTCTAATTCATtagtttcatattttattgttgttgttggtgcatttgtgtattttatttgcaaGTTGGCGGCGTTAGTCACACTATCCTCTTCGGTACTATCAGATTCCTTTTCTGTTGAGCTTACAAGTGCCTCGGTAGAGATTTTTTCAGCGGTAGCATCATTTGTTTCCTCAGCTGTAGTGTCGGTGTTGATGAGAATTGGTGTGATTGTGGTAACGTCATTACTGACTTCTTTTTCCAGCGGCTCTCTCTCATTGGTTTgtttttcttcggagatttctAAGTTCTCTGTAACTGTCTTGTCGGAGTTGTTTTCGTTCACCTCCTTTTCAGTACTCTCCTTTCCGCTGTTGTCGCTTTCACTCATATCTGTAGCATTGGAAATGTCTGTAGTTCCTATTGTGCTACTTGTATATGCTTCACTAGTATCCCCTTGATGGTCTTCTTCTTGTAGTTCCACTCGTTCAACGACTTCAGTTTGCGCTTCGATAGCTTCGTCTGTCACCTCTGTTGTCTGCACATCCTGAGTATATGATTGGTGTTCCTCTTCCAGTTTACTGGACGATTCTTCAGCTTTCTGTGAAGTGCTTTGTTCTTCAGACAATTTCTCCTCTTCTGTAGAAGTCGACTGTACTATTTCATCCATTAAGATCTTCTCAGTTTGGACCTCATATTTCTCTGTTGTTGTTATCAGCTCCATTTGTTCCGAATCTGTTTGCGCCAATTCATGAGAATCTTCATTAACTTCGCTGGGTTTGTATATATCCGCGTGATTAGTATCCTCTATTTCTGTTATAATAACTTCAGCACTTGTCATTTCTTCCTTCTTTTCTTCATTAGGGCCTTCGGCGCTTAATTGTTCCGCCAAAACAATTGTCTCAGCTTCGTGAAGCGGTTCTGCAGAGCTTCCAGCTTCTGCAGACTGCTGAATGGGCTCCTTGTCTTGCTCtgtttcatacatattttcagtattctcttgttgttgtgtggcataaatttccGAAAGAGATGGTACTTGAGGTTTCAAAGTGGGGGTGTCCTCTGGTCGAGCTCCTTCAATCTTAGTTTCTCCGGTATTTTCCATACTCTCAACCTGATCTGTCTGTTTTTGCTCTGTGGTGTCAGCATTAACCAGTTCATGTATTGCGCTCTCTTCTGTCGCCTCCTTTTCGTAACTATTAGTTTCTATTTCTGTTTCATCTACAACCACGTATCTTTCTGTAGTAACGTAATCCACACCAGCCTCGTTTCCTTCTATATTCTCCAGCGATAGCTCGGCTTTGTGTTCCTTTTCGTGCTccttttctattttctttttactATCTGCTGGTATAGCGGGTTTCTCTTCATTCAAGCTGTCATCTTCCTTAGAGGCATATGTTGATGCCACCGGAGCAGGTGCGACTTCTGTGGTTAATCCGTTTTCGAGTTCCTTAACTGGAGCTGGCGTTGGCACTAACAAAGGTTGCACATATTGTGTCTCGACCGATTCTTTAGCAGGTGGCGCTTGTGTTGTGCTGATCGTTACGAGCATACTGCCGTATGCTGGCACATTGTCATCTAATGCTCCAGGATCTGGTTTCAGTAAGAAAGATGTGTTCAGTTGTGCAAAGTTCGTTAAACGATTACCATCTTCCATTGGGTCGGGGCGATATGGATCCGGTTCCACTTCGGTCATTTGTTGTAACACATCAGACAAGAGGAAGTCAATTTCGCTGCGCGTCTCATTGGAGCTCATGAGTTGATCAGCAGCAATTGTATTGGTGCCATCGACCAGCGTTGAAGCTACGGTAGCCGCCTGCGTTTGGAATTcagacatttttatttgatcaGTTGGTTTTAACATATCCATATTTAAGAATGGTTTAAGATCGGCTACCTGTGGTGGTGGTTCCGTGGTTAAGGGGTTTTCTGCTATCAGGGTATCAACTTTGTGTGTCACCGGCAGCATCGGTATTTGATACTCGGTACTACTATCAACATTTACTTCGTCGACCACTTCTACTACAGTTGTGTCATCATTGTTGTCATCAACTGTGCTGAGTGTGGTCTCGTAGTGGGGTGCAGTTGTTGTTTGAACGTTGTTTATAATGGGTTCTTGTACATCAGCGTAAAGCGGTTCAAACTTAACAACATGAGCCGAATCTTCTTCGTGCTTTTCTGTTAGCTTGTCTTCAAGTATCAGCGTTCCTCCAGCTTCATTTTCGTCTTTCTCTTTTTCTTCAGCAGAATATTCCGAAAGATTTGTGGTGTCTGTTAACTCTTGTTCGATGAACTTCTCAGTTGTATTCTCTATTATTGGTGCAGCAGTTGTCTTCTTTATTGTCTCCTCGGATGTCGCGGCTAAAGTTGGTGGGCGTATTGTTGTAATTAATGGTGTTTGTTCCGTGATATCCTCCACTATAGTCATTTCCTCTTGTTCTACGCTTACTGTGTCTACTGCATTGACATTTTCTTCTTTAAGCGCTCCGCCTTCAATGATTGACTCAACATTCACAGGCTCCTTGTGCATATCCACTGCTGATGGTTCATGCACGACCGGCCGTTTCTCAGAAGCACTAGACTCGTTGATATCGGTCTCAGTATTCTCGCTTGCTAGTTCCTGTTTGAGCGATTCCATTATTTGATCGAAGGCCGTCATGGTGTGCTGATCTTCCAACGACGGCTTatggtgttgttgttggatttgtGCAAGTGATGGCAGCGG from Bactrocera tryoni isolate S06 chromosome 3, CSIRO_BtryS06_freeze2, whole genome shotgun sequence harbors:
- the LOC120772090 gene encoding mucin-5AC — protein: MRPNVLWLLTAVGLLALTTQAAHVRQASSSSNGSLASSYANDPRPDAVNEEESDTLGTGGVYEFRLPQPQINKQQQQQRPQQQQQHKTKRPNTTATYVTTTKTSSTSSSSSSTAGSTTKWSTKRPTSATTNASGNKATSATSSVITAATQPSQQPGFAYNVSVTPQQASYQPTTPGVTNDEPTLTQSSENDDESSKKIIGSSVVTSVSVILNGNEPEFTDALGHKVPKPQPSLQVASPIDLLNPDRYEFYTFDENGELVKRLMTMEEIQSIVANGDGENSSIVQHMPVDDREPEKNVQDIVDSVQNVLNKEVESNKNISKDALPALDTPDVTSSWSMILPAIFGNGGSDIFPQQKPQQIVMTPDSELLEASTTAAPVTHATKRPKPNKRKPGQKRKPTTPKPTTTSTAVTPQVVQEELGPNESVYTGMQQYQNVAANMQQFDGFSQLQMQPIYHKLPEYTDMDTTTRRVFVNNQEIIQSATTTRPTSAADKEELHEGYGKRPPVVVHKRPAAPHRNKTPNGEQNDSTTKKPQGGHNKQKIKKKPTTTTTPEPTTTSTTTPEPTTTTTTTTTTTTTTEAPTTTTPEPITSTTTPRPSSTTPKKKKKKPTRQPGQGNGKPHQTADKRKPATGKPRPTVGNKHPTVADVPAPTPATIEPTISKHNATVSHKPNKTRPRPHKKPTTTTTTPEPTTTTPEPTTTTTTTTSVPTTTTTTTTPAPTTTTPEPTTTTENALIVEHFPGYHPIHVKPSHANKRPGVSSYPLPHYKPVHPGHHDAVEADKTDEESDYGQTKRKPLPSLAQIQQQHHKPSLEDQHTMTAFDQIMESLKQELASENTETDINESSASEKRPVVHEPSAVDMHKEPVNVESIIEGGALKEENVNAVDTVSVEQEEMTIVEDITEQTPLITTIRPPTLAATSEETIKKTTAAPIIENTTEKFIEQELTDTTNLSEYSAEEKEKDENEAGGTLILEDKLTEKHEEDSAHVVKFEPLYADVQEPIINNVQTTTAPHYETTLSTVDDNNDDTTVVEVVDEVNVDSSTEYQIPMLPVTHKVDTLIAENPLTTEPPPQVADLKPFLNMDMLKPTDQIKMSEFQTQAATVASTLVDGTNTIAADQLMSSNETRSEIDFLLSDVLQQMTEVEPDPYRPDPMEDGNRLTNFAQLNTSFLLKPDPGALDDNVPAYGSMLVTISTTQAPPAKESVETQYVQPLLVPTPAPVKELENGLTTEVAPAPVASTYASKEDDSLNEEKPAIPADSKKKIEKEHEKEHKAELSLENIEGNEAGVDYVTTERYVVVDETEIETNSYEKEATEESAIHELVNADTTEQKQTDQVESMENTGETKIEGARPEDTPTLKPQVPSLSEIYATQQQENTENMYETEQDKEPIQQSAEAGSSAEPLHEAETIVLAEQLSAEGPNEEKKEEMTSAEVIITEIEDTNHADIYKPSEVNEDSHELAQTDSEQMELITTTEKYEVQTEKILMDEIVQSTSTEEEKLSEEQSTSQKAEESSSKLEEEHQSYTQDVQTTEVTDEAIEAQTEVVERVELQEEDHQGDTSEAYTSSTIGTTDISNATDMSESDNSGKESTEKEVNENNSDKTVTENLEISEEKQTNEREPLEKEVSNDVTTITPILINTDTTAEETNDATAEKISTEALVSSTEKESDSTEEDSVTNAANLQIKYTNAPTTTIKYETNELEEPVNSKGASESEATTVAPAEGSASTVRTEDEEESTGNEPDVATDVTVIISDEIDSTESDEDPYIKLGESTIKYSEEANNVNTSGDSIILEQDTTSDESTDIELTSPTLPQPIQQDVVETTKPEDEDTTEDSEEVSQPGSTEAESEEATDGDLALEPNKSTVSELIVSTEQITLQTTAKPIHTFVAQQRPQMPQLNYDRPDPQNTADTGDLTAYIIPKFPTSPALSATSTTTEKALPSTTASSTTTTTSTTTTTTTPKPPSTTTKRVHTLKPVSYYNKQTGINAPKPAEPTKVIPYSANTAQQRPMQRPAQLNNLMATSTQATRPPVKMEPSPSNSKGLEASTANLDEDLQSFVKLCNELAFSYWKSITSEKISSARSLVMSPFALTSMLSMVFLGARGSTSGEMNEVLKLDDMVTFNPHLVFRNITDSVERATDSDIATTAFVREIFSDRSNGKILQFFKEKTQQFYSGHVEEVNFHVVNDVIRRRTNLLVKRHTMGKVLEYLRTNSLWVNGPLATISANLFQTDCKHGSTQLTDGEMFFQVHPSVRQRRLIPIPAVLYKSGFTAGYEPKLDATIVAFGSIQDTVSTVYVMPGHQSTLSPAESLERLERELVEQAFSKNAWSSVLTSLMDRPGMEVQLPRFSHRSFVNASLGLQKMGLKGLFKSDFADLRGLTGSANRDIYLSDVIQINTFSTCGEEKIGDHHHVEMYPAPPLRKRNKDLGANDDGAYDSSEAVIDFGSLVHESALGRGFYDDLLDPKYLELPLSLRPRQARIPDAPRLRFDKPFLYFVRHNPTGIILFMGRFNPRLLP